Proteins encoded in a region of the Anopheles ziemanni chromosome 2, idAnoZiCoDA_A2_x.2, whole genome shotgun sequence genome:
- the LOC131281609 gene encoding MKRN2 opposite strand protein: MSFYRDVICFKHCGKSIFTHDIATTCPLCHTPLGSSLTSIPLMLPYPFVKACQYPCSVVLRPSDGDFLRFFVNQQNLHIGLTASDGSIFEYDLNGLKHTATKNNGNVVWNQCILIAQVSLPWYDKWDNLLQQFFESTQWKKEDYHEQSHNCYTFILSFLEKLEHDELSCFCLDKVSFSQNFIVPKTQNAAKYITIHRKLNSCNYWIDK, translated from the exons ATGTCTTTCTACCGAGATGTAATATGTTTCAAACATTGTGGGAAATCGATTTTTACTCATGATATAGCAACGACTTGTCCTTTATGCCATACACCATTAGGTAGCAGTTTGACCAGTATTCCATTAAT GCTACCATATCCTTTCGTAAAAGCCTGTCAATACCCTTGTTCAGTGGTTTTACGCCCTTCAGACGGCGATTTTTTGAG GTTCTTTGTTAATCAGCAAAATTTGCATATTGGATTAACTGCCTCCGATGGATCTATTTTTGAGTACGATctgaatggtttaaaacacacGGCAACGAAAAATAATGGTAATGTCGTTTGGAATCAGTGTATATTAATCGCACAAGTTTCTCTACCGTGGTATGACAAATGGGACAATTTACTGCAACAATTTTTCGAAAGCACCcaatggaaaaaagaagacTATCACGAACAATCGCACAATTGTTATACCTTTATTTTGAGTTTTCTTGAAAAGCTCGAGCATGACGAACTGTCCTGCTTCTGCCTTGATAA GGTTTCATTCAGCCAAAACTTTATCGttccaaaaacacaaaatgctgCGAAATACATCACTATCCATCGAAAATTGAACTCTTGTAATTATTGGattgataaataa